The window CCCTGGAGTTGATGCCCAAGGTGTGGCTATTGCTCCAGAGAAGATGCAGGAGCACTTTGAGGACTTCTATGAGGATATCTACGAGGAGCTGAGCAAGTTTGGTGAGGTTGAGACCCTGAACGTGTGTGACAACCTTGCTGACCACATGATCGGGAATGTCTATGTCCAGTTCAGGGAGGAAGAGCAGGCAGTGGCTGCTCACAACGCCCTCCAAGGCCGCTTCTACTCTGGTCGCCCGATCATCGTGGAGTACTCCCCTGTCACGGACTTCCGTGAGGCTACCTGCAGGCAGTTTGAGGAGAACAGCTGCAACCGTGGTGGCTACTGCAACTTCATGCACGTGAAGCAGATTGGTAGGGAGCTCAGGAGGAAGCTATATGGTGGGCGTTCCAGGAGGAGCCACGGGAGGAGCCGCAGCCCGAGCCCACAGCACAGGAGGGACAACCGTGACCGTGGTGGCGACTTCCGCCGTGATGGCCGGGATGAATACCGTGGTGGCGGTGGCGGTTACCGTGGAGGCGATGGAGGTGATGGTGGCGGTTAccgtggaggtggtggtggtggctacCGTGGAGGTGATGGGGGTGGCTatcatggtggtggtggtggcggttaCCGTGGTGGCGGCAGGGGTGGAGGTGGTGGCAGGCATGACAGGTATGATGATGGACCAAGGCGCAGGTATGGTGGCAGCCCGCCACGACGTGGAAGGAGCCCTCCAGCCAGGGAGAACAGCGAGGAGCGCAGGGCCAAGATCGAGCAGTGGAACCGTGAGCGGGAGGAGAAGAAGTGATGAAACCGCGAGTAGTGGAACCGCAAGCGTTATTTACCTTTTCATTCTTGTGTCGTTAGTTTGCTCCTATGTTGAGTCTGGTGGTTTACTGTCAGACATTGGTTGATATAGTACTATTGCTTGGTTGAGTGACCTGTCAAGTGCAGGATTCTATTAGAGGCGTGTAAGCTGCTATTTGTGCTCAATATTTATCTGCAGGATTCTCGTATTATCTGCCAAGTTTACAGTGTTCTGCTTTTGTTGGTTTGATCTTATATGGTTTCGTTTTCTCATTTAGAATATAACATCTATCTGTTGTCGACCATATAGTAAGCCATTTAACTACACGTAATCAGTATATATCATCACttgccagttgatgttttcttTCCAGGAAATCACAAGATGAAACGAAACAATCACACTACGCGGCAGCATAGAGGGCAAAAGCGCAGGGCGAAGTTTTTGGTTGTCTGTTCGCTGGCTATAGTTAAGTGTGTGTGTGTCGATAGAAATATTGCTTGGTTGAGTGACCTGTCTGGTGCAGCATCACATTCGTTTTGGTCCATGGGACGTGTAAAACTGCCATTTCTTTTACAGTATTGGTCGTTGTTTAGTCACTTATTTTCTAAGTATTATATCCTGTCATCTGTTTTACTGTAATTTCCCACAGCATAAGGTTTATTTTAGAACGAAGGCTCAACTCAAGCCCTGCTTTGAATCAACAAAGTTATCAACCGGCCAGGATTATAGCATCAACCACAAGAACCAAAAAAAGAAACTGTTAAGCAAAGATAAAGAAAAACTGGAACACTATGTATCTCTTAGCAGTTTCGTCTTTTCTGTAAATTGCTGTAAACTGGAACACTATGTCTTCTTCATCTTTGCTTGTAGACCATATGTTCAAACGCTATATAGGCCCCCTCACTTGCCACAGCAATAACTCAATTTACCGACTCAGCGATTTGGTTTTCCGGGGAAAAATTTGTGTGACCATTCATTGCCGAGCTAAATACCGCTAAGCACATAATAAAATTACACTATCCAAACAGGGTAATGGATTAAGGCTGCATTTGATATTGTGGTGGAATATGATAGCCCCAATGGTTTTGTCTATTTTTAGATTTCTTTATACCCCTTTTTGCATATTTCTTTCGCTAACATTTTCACAAAAAATCATTAATCACAACTGAGCGGAGTGATCAGTTAATGAATGTGGTAGTAACTCAAGATTCAGACACATCAAATTATTTGCATAATAATGCAGAGGAAAGCATAACAACATAGGACGGCCAAACCAGAGATACATGAGTACAACTTCGGACAGAGAGAGGGTACACATTTGCCAGCAGCTGGTGAGATGAGAAGCATCACAACAAAGTTATTGCAGAGGAAGAAGGATATGATACTTGGTTTGACAGTACTAATCTCTTGCGTGCTTCGCCATCATCCACACGATGGTTGTTAGGTCACCACCACGGCCGAGTTGCTTGGCATGGGACTCCCTGCTGCATCGGATGGACGCCTGGACAAGCAGACCCACCCAGGCATCAAAGATGAACTCCAAAATATCACCTATACCCCTTACAGGAGGATAAGCCAAACGTGGGATCCAGTGTGCAAACCATGTAAGGATCCAGGTAGGCATGGCATTTTTGGTAGTTTTGCACAGTAGGCTTAGCAGCACCTGGGCGAGGTCAGTTCCTACCCGGATGGTAGTATTCGCAATATTATGTGGCATTAACCTATGCAGCATCCACTCAACAAATTCTTCTGTTGAACTAGTATACCCATTGGGTCTACTGGAAATGGTCTCCAACTCCATGGCGCTCCTCAACTCCTCCAGAGCACGGTGGGTAATCTCGTACAGGCTGCGGTCAAGGCCCGGTACCATGTGGGGGCATGCGGTGGCAAGGAACGTCATGTAATCAGACGTCACCTTGATCGCCTTCACATGTTCTTGGGAAGCTGCTTCCGTGATGATATGGGTGGTGCTCATGAGGAAAATGTCTGTGGCGATGTGCCAGATGATGATGAcctctgaaattcatgaaggAACCTCATATCTCCGTCTGACTCCATAGGCTCGTAGGGTATGGTCATGGCCTTTGCAGCTTGTTCATCTTTTTTCCCATCAGCACCAATTTGAGGCTTTGCAGGAAGACCGAAGAACCATCTGCACATATTTTTGAACACCAGCTTCTTGACATTCTCTGGAATCTCAAGGTGCCTTGAGTGGTCTTCCGATTCAATCTTCTTCTCCAGTCCATGAATGCTCTGGTACAGCAAGTTATGCTGCCCAAAAGTTCCAGCCCAACTCCTGTAGCTTTTGGGCTCCTTGCTACATGCACATGTCCGCAACCATGAGGAAAGTTTGGAAAGACCGAGAGAGACGACAAAACCACGGAGCTTGTGCCATCTCCCCTGGCagaaaagtgaaggaaatatgccctagaggcaataataaagttattatttattttcttatttcatgataaatgtttattattcatgctagaattgtattaaccggaaacataatacatgtgtgaatacatagacaaacagagtgtcactagtatgcctctactagactagctcgttgatcaaagatggttatgtttcctaaccatagacgtgagttgtcatttgataaacgggatcacatcattagaagaatgatgtgattgacttgacccattccgttagcttagcacttgatcgtttagtttactgctattgctttcttcatgacttatacatgttcctatgactatgagattatgcaactcccgattaccggaggaacactttgtgtgctaccaaacgtcacaacgtaactgggtgattataaaggtgctctacaggtgtctccgatggtacttgttgagtcggcatagatcgagattaggatttgtcacttcgattgtcggagaggtatctctgggccctctcggtaatgcacatcactataagccttgcaagcaatgtggctaatgagttagttacgggatgatgcattacggaacgagtaaagagacttgccggtaacgagattgatctaggtattgagataccgacgatcgaatctcgggcaaataacataccgatgacaaagggaacaacgtatgttgttatgcagtttgaccgataaagatcttcgtagaatatgtgggagccaatatgagcatccaggttccgctattggttattgaccggagacgtgtctcggtcatgtctacatagttctcgaacccgtagggtccgcacgcttaacgttcggtattatgagtttatgtgttttgatgtaccgaaggtagttcggagtcccggatatgatcacggacatgacgaggagtctcgaaatggtcgagacgtaaagatcgatatattaaacgattatgtttggacaccggaagtgtttcgggaggtttcgaaCATTTACCGGGGTaacggggggttaccggaaccccccggggagtgtaatgggcctattgggccttagtggagaagaggaggggcggccagggcaggccgcgcgccccctcccctctagtccgaattggacaaggagggggggggggggcggcgccccccattccttcccctctctctcctccttcccccttctcctactcctactaggaaaggaggagtcctactcccggtgggagtaggactccccccttggtgcgccctcctcctggccggccgcctccccctagctcctttatatacgggggcagggggcaccccaagacacaacaattgatcattgatctcttagccgtgtgcggtgcccccctccaccataatccacctcggtaatatcgtagcggtgcttaggcgaagccctgcgtcggtagcatgttcatcaccgtcatcacgccgtcgtgctgacgaaactctccggcgaagctctactggatcgtgagttcgcgggacgtctccaagctgaacgtgtgcagaacacgaaggtgccgtacatacggtactgaggatcggtcgatcgtgaagacgtacgactacatcaaccgcgttgtcataacgcttccgctttcggtctacgagggtacgtggacacactctcccctctcgttgctatgcatcaccatgatcttgcgtgtgcgtagaatttttttgaaattactacgttacccaacagtggcatccgagccaggtttatgcgtagatgttatatgcacgagtagaacacaagtgagttgtgggcgatacaagtcatactgcttaccagcatgtcatactttggttcggcggtattgttggatgaagtggcccgaaccgacattacgcgtacgcttacgcgagactggttttaccgacgtgctttgcacaaaggtggctggcgggtgtctgtttctccaactttagttgaaccgagtgtgactacgcccggtccttgttgaaggttaaaacatcactaacttgacgaaatatcgttgtggttttgatgcgtaggtaagaacggttcttgctcagcccgtagcagccacgtaaaacttgcaacaacaaagtagaggacgtcgaacttgtttttgcagggtatgttgtgatatgatatggtcaaggcatgatgctatattttattgtatgagatgatcatgttttgtaacggaattatcggcaactggcaggagccatatggttgtcgctttattgtatgcaatgcaatcgccctgtaattgctttactttatcactaagcggtagcgatagtcgtagaagcaatagttggcgagacgacaacgatgctacaatggagatcaaggtgtcgcgcctatgacgatggtgatcatgacggtgctttggagatggaggtcaaaggcacaagattatgatggccatatcatatcacttatattgattgcatgtgatgtttatcctttatgcatcttattctgctttgattgacggtagcattataagatgatctctcactaaatttcaaggtaaaagtgttctccctgagtatgcaccgttgccaaagttcgtcgtgccgagacaccacgtgatgatcgggtgtgataagctcaacgttcatctacaacgggtgcaagccagttttgcacacgcagaaatactcgggttaaacttgacgagcctagcatatgcagatatggcctcggaacactgagaccgaaaggtcgagcgtgaatcatatagtagatatgatcaacatagtgatgttcaccattgaaaactactccatctcacgtgatgatcggttatggtttagttgaattggatcacgtgatcacttagatggttagagggatgtctatctaagtgggagttcttaagtaatatgattaattgaacttaaatttatcatgaacttagtacctaatagtattttgcttgtctatgttgttgtagatagatggcccgtgctattgttccgttgaattttaatgcgttccttgaggaagcaaagttgaaagatgatggtagcaattacacggactgggtccgtaacttgaggattatcctcattgctgcacagaagaattacgtcctggaagcaccgctaggtgtaccacccgcgCCGGCAACTGCatacattgtgaatgcctggcagtcgcgtgttgatgactactcgatagttcagtgtgccatactttacggcttagaaccgggacttcagcgacattttgaacgtcatggagcatatgagatgttccaggagttgaagttaatatttcaagcaaattctcggattgagagatatgaagtctccaataagttctacagctgcaagatggaggagaatagttctgtcagtgaacatatactcaaaatgtctgggtataacaatcacttgattcaactgggagttaatcttccgtatgatagtgtcattgacagaattcttcaatcactgccactaagctacaagagcttcgtgatgaactataatatgcaagggatggataagacaattcccgagctcttcgcaatgctaaaggctgcggaggtagaaataaaaaaggagcatcaagtgttgatggtcaacaagaccaccagtttcaagaaaaagggtaaagggaagaagaaggggaacttcaagaataacggcaaacaagttgctgctcaggagaagaaacctaagtctggacctgagactgagtgcttctactacaaagtgactggtcattggaagcagaactgccccaagtatttggcggataagaaggatggcaaggtgaataaaggtatatgtgatatacatgttattgatgtgtaccttactaaagctcgcagtagcacctgggtatttgatactggtgctgttgctaatatttgcaactcaaaacagggactacggattgagcgaagattggctaaggacgaggtgacgatgcgcgtgggaaatggttccaaagtcgatgtgatcgccgtcggcacgctacctctacatctaccttcgggattagttttagacctgaataattgttatttggtgccagcgttaagcatgaacattatatctggatcttgtttgatgcgagacggttattcatttaaatatgagaataatggttgttctatttatatgagtaatatcttttatggtcatgcacccttgaagagtggtctatttgtattgaatctcgatagtagtaatacacatattcataatgttgaagccaaaagatgcaaagttgataatgatagtgcaacttatttgtggcactgccgtttgggtcatattggtgtaaagcgcatgaagaaactccatactgatggacttatGGAAttacttggtacttgcgaaccatgcctcatgggcaagatgacaaaaacgccgttctccggaacaatggagcgagcaacagatttattggaaattatacatactgatgtatgtggtccgatgaatattgaggctcgcgacgggtatcgttattttctcaccttcacagatgatttgagcagatatgggtatatctacttaatgaaacataagtctgaaacatttgaaaagttcaaagaatttcagagtgaagtggaaaatcatcgtaacaagaaaataaagtttctacgatctgatcgtggaggagaatatttgagttacgagtttggtctacatttgaaaaaatgcggaatagtttcgcaactcacgccacccggaacaccacagcgtaatggtgtgtccgaacgttgtaatcatactttactagatatggtgcgatctatgatgtctcttactgatttaccactatcattttggggttatgctttagagacggctgcattcacgttaaatagggcaccatcgaaatccgttgagacgacgccttatgactgtggtttggcaagaaaccaaagttgtcatttcttaaagtttggggctgcgatgcttatgtgtaaaagcttcaacctgataagctcgaacccaaatcggagaaatgtgtcttcataggatacccaaaggaaactgttgggtacaccttctatcacagatccgaaggcaagacaattgttgctaagaatggatcctttgtagagaaggagtttctctcgaaagaagtgagtgggaggaaagtagaacttgatgaggtaactgtacctgctcccttaatggaaagtagttcatcacaaaaaccggttcctgtgacacctacaccaattagtgaggaaattaatgatattgatcaagaaacttcagatcaagttactaccgaacctcgtaggtcaaccagagttagatccgcaccagagtggtacggtaatcctattctggaggtcatgttacttgaccatggcgaacctacgaactatgaagaagcgatggtgagcccagattccgcaaaatggcttgaagccatgaaatctgagatgggatccatgtatgagaacaaagtgtggactttggttgacttgcccgatgatcagcaagccatagagaataaatggatcttcaagaagaagactgatgctgacagtaatgttactgtctacaaagctcgacttgttgtgaaaggttttcgacaagttcaaggggttgactacgatgagactttctcacctatagcgatgcttaagtctgtccgaatcatgttagcaattgccgaattttatgattatgaaatttggcaaatggatgtcaaaactgcattcctgaatggatttctagaagaagagtggtatatgatgcaaccagaaggttttgtcgatccaaagggtgctaacaaagtgtgcaagctccagcaatccatttatggactggtgcaatcctctcggagttggaataaacgttttgatagtgtgatcaaagcatatggttttatacaaacttttggagaagcctgtatttacaagaaagtgagtggtaactctgtagcatttctaatattatatgtggatgacatattgttgattgaaaatgatatagaatttctggatagtataaaaggatacttgaataagagtttttcaatgaaagacctcggtgaagctgcttacatattgggcatcaagatctgtagagatggatcaagatgcttaattggactttcacaaagcacataccttgacaaaattttgaaaaagttcaaaatggatcaagcaaagaaagggttcttgcctgtgttacaaggtgtgaagttgagtcagactcaatgcccgaccactgcagaagatagagagaaaatggaaggtgttccctatgcttcagccataggctctatcatgtatgcaatgttgtgtaccagacctgatgtgtgccttgctattagcttagcagggaggtaccaaagtaatccaggggtggatcactggacagcggtcaagaacatcctaaaatacctgaaaagtactaaggatatgtttctcgtttatggaggtgacaaagagctcgtcgtaaatggttacgtcgatgcaagctttgacactgatccggacgattctaaatcgcaaaccggatacgtgtttatattgaatggtggagctgtaagttggtgcagttctaaacaaagcgtcgtggcgggatctacgtgtgaagcggagtacatagctgcttcgaaagcagcaaatgaaggagtctggatgaaggagttcatatccgatctaggtgtcatacctagtccatcgggtccaatgaaaatcttttgtgacaatactggtgcaattgccttggcaaaggaatccagatttcacaagagaaccaagcacatcaagagactcttcaattccatccgggatcaagtccaggtgggagacatagagatttgcaagatacatacggatctgaatgttgcagacccgttgactaagcctcttccacgagcaaaacatgatcagcaccaagactccatgggtgttagaatcattactgtgtaatctaaattattgactctagtgcaagtgggagactgaaggaaatatgccctagaggcaataattgttggggaacgtagtaatttcaaaaaatttcctacgcacacgcaagatcatggtgatgcatagcaacaagaggggagagtgttgtccacgtaccctcgtagaccgaaagcggaagcgttaacacaacgcggttgatgtagtcgtacgtcttcacgatccgaccgatcaagtaccgaacgtacggcacctccgagttcagcacacgttcagctcgatgacgtccctcgaactccgatccagccgagtgttgagggagagtttcatcagcacgacggcgtggtgacgatgatgatgttctaccgacgcagggcttcgcctaagcaccgctacaatattatcgaggtgtaatatggtggaggggggcaccgcacacggctaagagatcaatgatcaattgttgtgtctatggggtgcccccctgcccccgtatataaaggatcaaagggggagaggtgcggccagccttggggcgcgccaggaggagtcctactcccaccgggagtaggactcccccccttttcctagttggattaggacttgggaggggggaaagaggagagggagaagaaggaaggggggcgccgcccccttctccttgtcgtattcagactaggggggaggggcgcgcggcccagccccagccgcctctcctctcttccacctaggcccactaaggcccattatgttgccggggggttccggaaACCTCCctgtactccggtaaaatcccgatttcacccggaacacttccgatatccaaacataggcttccaatatatcaatctttatgtctcgaccatttcgagactcctcgtgatgtccgtgatcacatccgggactccgaacaaccttcggtacatcaaaacatataaactcataatataactgtcatcaaaacattaagcgtgcggaccctacgggttcgagaactatgtagacatgaccgagacacgtctccggtcaataaccaatagcggaacctggatgctcatattggctcccacatattctacgaagatctttatcggtcagaccgcataacaacatacgttgttccctttgtcatcgctatgttactagcccgagattcgatcgtcggtatctcaatacctagttcaatctcgttaccggcaagtctctttactcgttctgtaatacatcatctcgcaacaaactcattagttgcaatgcttgcaaggcttaagtgatgtgtattaccgagagggcccagagatacctctccgacaatc is drawn from Aegilops tauschii subsp. strangulata cultivar AL8/78 chromosome 1, Aet v6.0, whole genome shotgun sequence and contains these coding sequences:
- the LOC109771533 gene encoding splicing factor U2af small subunit B; translation: MAEHLASIFGTEKDRVNCPFYFKIGACRHGDRCSRLHNRPTTSPTIVLANMYQRPDMITPGVDAQGVAIAPEKMQEHFEDFYEDIYEELSKFGEVETLNVCDNLADHMIGNVYVQFREEEQAVAAHNALQGRFYSGRPIIVEYSPVTDFREATCRQFEENSCNRGGYCNFMHVKQIGRELRRKLYGGRSRRSHGRSRSPSPQHRRDNRDRGGDFRRDGRDEYRGGGGGYRGGDGGDGGGYRGGGGGGYRGGDGGGYHGGGGGGYRGGGRGGGGGRHDRYDDGPRRRYGGSPPRRGRSPPARENSEERRAKIEQWNREREEKK